From the genome of Streptomyces sp. V1I1, one region includes:
- a CDS encoding MaoC/PaaZ C-terminal domain-containing protein yields MPLALTLARGALTSPLKRNIHAGARLPGTRLVEPGVRIAPVRLAAYAHICGFQQADPLPLPYPHILGFPLAMRLMADRSFPLPLLGLVHTRIEITQHRALRPEDSLELTVYADELRPHRRGTEVTMVTEARLDRKPVWESRSAYLARHRTMQSGPPDDPRESTPDLPLPAVAEWQLPAGVGRRYGAASGDRNPIHLHPLTARLFGFPRAIAHGMWTLARCLAEADTGQAACVRAEFKAPVPLPTTVTYATDGTAFQLRSGDRVHLTGETSAHPSSGRPAPSRRSS; encoded by the coding sequence GTGCCCCTCGCGCTCACCCTGGCGCGAGGCGCGCTGACGTCGCCGCTGAAGCGGAACATCCATGCGGGGGCCCGGCTCCCCGGGACCCGGCTGGTGGAGCCGGGCGTACGGATCGCCCCGGTCCGCCTCGCCGCGTACGCACATATCTGCGGCTTCCAGCAGGCGGACCCGCTGCCCCTCCCGTATCCGCACATCCTCGGATTCCCGCTCGCGATGCGGCTGATGGCGGACCGCAGCTTCCCGCTCCCTCTCCTCGGCCTGGTCCACACTCGTATCGAGATCACCCAGCACCGCGCCCTGCGTCCCGAGGATTCTCTTGAACTCACCGTGTACGCAGATGAGTTGAGGCCCCATCGCCGCGGCACGGAAGTCACGATGGTGACGGAGGCAAGGCTGGACAGGAAGCCGGTGTGGGAATCCCGCAGCGCCTATCTGGCCCGTCACAGAACCATGCAATCCGGTCCTCCCGACGACCCTCGCGAGAGCACCCCTGATCTCCCCCTCCCCGCGGTCGCCGAGTGGCAGCTCCCCGCCGGCGTCGGGCGCCGCTACGGCGCGGCCTCGGGCGACCGCAACCCCATCCATCTGCACCCGCTGACCGCGAGGCTGTTCGGCTTCCCGCGCGCGATCGCCCACGGCATGTGGACGCTCGCCCGCTGTCTGGCCGAGGCGGACACGGGTCAAGCAGCCTGCGTACGAGCGGAGTTCAAGGCCCCTGTACCGCTCCCCACGACCGTGACCTACGCAACCGACGGCACTGCCTTCCAACTCCGCAGCGGCGACCGCGTCCACCTCACCGGGGAGACCAGCGCTCACCCTTCATCAGGTCGCCCAGCCCCATCCAGGCGAAGTTCATGA
- a CDS encoding TetR/AcrR family transcriptional regulator, translating into MGAVKGIRSKRMPRAVRERQMMDAAVQTFGQRGYRAASMDEIAELAGVSKPLVYLYLSSKEELFTACIRRESEALIAAVQAGAEPGLPADRQLWAGLGAFFTHTAENPDGWSVLHRQARTHGEPFAAEVAVMRDEIVAFVTGLIGAAAREAHQGPELADRDLAGLAQALVGAAESLAGWANETGGVSAKEAAGTLMNFAWMGLGDLMKGERWSPR; encoded by the coding sequence ATGGGTGCTGTGAAGGGCATCAGGAGCAAACGCATGCCGCGCGCCGTGCGCGAGCGGCAGATGATGGACGCCGCCGTGCAGACCTTCGGGCAACGCGGCTACCGCGCGGCCTCGATGGACGAGATCGCAGAACTGGCCGGGGTCTCCAAACCGTTGGTCTATCTGTACCTGAGCTCCAAGGAAGAGCTCTTCACGGCGTGCATCCGGCGCGAGTCCGAGGCGCTGATCGCGGCCGTGCAGGCAGGGGCCGAGCCGGGGCTGCCGGCTGACCGGCAACTGTGGGCGGGCCTCGGGGCGTTCTTCACGCACACCGCCGAGAACCCCGATGGCTGGTCGGTGCTGCACCGGCAGGCGCGGACGCACGGGGAGCCGTTCGCCGCGGAGGTGGCGGTGATGCGGGACGAGATCGTGGCGTTCGTGACCGGTCTGATCGGGGCCGCGGCTCGCGAGGCCCACCAGGGCCCCGAGCTGGCCGACCGCGATCTGGCGGGGCTCGCACAGGCGTTGGTCGGTGCGGCGGAGTCGCTCGCGGGGTGGGCGAACGAGACCGGGGGCGTCTCGGCGAAGGAAGCGGCGGGGACGCTCATGAACTTCGCCTGGATGGGGCTGGGCGACCTGATGAAGGGTGAGCGCTGGTCTCCCCGGTGA